The proteins below are encoded in one region of uncultured Eubacteriales bacterium:
- a CDS encoding Beta-glucosides PTS, producing the protein MIQDEGLQEIAMTIIANAGASKGASFGALEEARAGRYDEAEVLLKESDAALSEAQRSHRELLQLDALGKVPQVDILLSHCQDHFMMATLARDLVTELVRMYRLINSK; encoded by the coding sequence ATGATTCAGGACGAGGGCTTACAGGAGATAGCCATGACCATCATCGCCAACGCGGGTGCCTCCAAAGGGGCCTCCTTCGGTGCTCTGGAGGAGGCCCGGGCCGGCCGGTACGACGAGGCGGAGGTGCTTTTAAAGGAGTCCGACGCCGCCCTGTCGGAGGCCCAGCGCTCCCACCGGGAGCTCTTGCAGCTGGACGCGCTCGGCAAGGTGCCCCAGGTAGACATCCTTCTCTCCCACTGCCAGGACCATTTCATGATGGCCACCCTGGCCCGCGACCTTGTGACCGAGCTGGTACGCATGTACCGGCTGATCAATAGCAAATAA
- a CDS encoding conserved hypothetical protein (Evidence 4 : Homologs of previously reported genes of unknown function) — MKTNREQIYDFIQLHCSTSGGEGVSTQYLAKALGIQRTNVSSILNALVEEGKIAKKNGRPVLYYIIQEGEMADAFRNLIGWDGSLRRAVQLAKAAVLYPQRSLDILISGENGVGKSFMAQVIHRFALESEVLSADAPLLTFNCRDYQGDETRAIQELFGSDLGPGLFEAGPSVLLIDNAHLLSVRLRSLIYDRLDPAKHTAGEKRAEEPMLIVTCDSANRELIAEFERRLPVSIPLPSLVERALRERLELVERFFILESARAKRRFLVEGELLRCLLLYDCPYNLTRLKGDIKLGCANAYVRERSGGKPLHLYMSDFSNDIRKGFLNYAKYRDEVESIVPAGYAFDFNQDTVAMAPMDREKLGAATMYDDMDRKFQELVSMGLGEEDIGAMMNATVAAVFDQYRRSVLSQVVNREQLSRLVDKRIITLVEDFVNTAQIKTGQTLPPSVVYGLCLHIQGLLDGKQRDRRLTADRFKEVVEQNRAEYSLALQLAAGVEQELGLHLSTDEVAFLTLFIASRPAAEDITTSPTLLFIYHGDGVSTALARTVEAIVHGGNVFSCDIPFDQHNRDTYAAVKTAVERADRGGGVLAVYDMSMLGDILRVISLETGIEIRWVRFPITNLGIEWARQSGLSGGLNTLHKNVLASLAELRRPVWRVIVTLCATGVGGADQVKQYVEQFGELDDDMRVIPLGFSDHELLREMLMQVMENGVVQCLIGPIDPHIMDLPYIPLTELFGAPTDKVPSIIRLKKLERSRIDFAEVYNYLEDHLEHVDMAKLKNLLPAAIGQINSDLTELALDSEIGLFLHIACSINRMVGKEPQPQNLNREAIIKANPADYKAVLRILKPLEKAFNVVFNDDELATMITIIRRI, encoded by the coding sequence ATGAAAACCAACAGAGAGCAGATCTACGACTTTATTCAGCTTCACTGCTCCACGTCCGGAGGCGAGGGGGTATCCACCCAGTACCTTGCCAAGGCGCTGGGCATCCAGCGTACCAATGTGAGCAGCATCCTTAACGCCCTGGTGGAAGAGGGGAAGATCGCCAAGAAGAACGGCCGCCCGGTCCTCTACTACATTATCCAAGAGGGGGAGATGGCCGACGCCTTCCGCAACCTGATCGGCTGGGACGGGAGCCTGCGACGGGCGGTACAGCTTGCAAAGGCGGCAGTGCTCTATCCGCAGCGGAGCCTGGACATCCTGATCTCCGGCGAAAACGGCGTAGGAAAGAGCTTTATGGCCCAGGTCATTCACCGTTTTGCCTTGGAGAGCGAGGTGCTGAGCGCCGACGCGCCCCTCCTCACCTTTAACTGCCGGGACTACCAGGGGGACGAGACCCGGGCCATCCAGGAACTCTTCGGCAGCGATCTGGGGCCCGGGTTGTTCGAAGCCGGGCCGAGCGTGCTCCTCATCGACAACGCCCATCTACTGTCCGTCCGGTTGAGGAGCCTCATCTACGACCGACTGGACCCCGCCAAGCACACCGCCGGGGAAAAGCGGGCCGAGGAGCCCATGCTCATCGTCACCTGCGACAGCGCGAACCGGGAGCTGATCGCCGAGTTCGAACGGCGGCTGCCCGTATCCATCCCCCTGCCCAGCCTGGTGGAGCGCGCCCTGCGGGAGCGCCTGGAGTTGGTGGAGCGGTTCTTTATTCTGGAGTCGGCCCGGGCCAAGCGCCGATTTCTTGTGGAAGGGGAGCTGCTGCGCTGCCTGCTCCTCTACGATTGCCCCTACAACCTCACCCGCCTCAAAGGTGACATCAAGCTGGGCTGCGCCAATGCCTATGTGCGGGAGCGCAGCGGCGGCAAGCCTCTGCATCTCTATATGAGCGATTTCTCCAATGACATACGCAAGGGTTTCCTCAATTACGCAAAGTACCGGGATGAGGTGGAGAGCATCGTCCCCGCCGGGTACGCCTTCGACTTCAATCAGGACACAGTGGCGATGGCCCCCATGGACCGGGAAAAACTGGGCGCCGCAACCATGTACGACGACATGGACCGCAAGTTCCAGGAGCTTGTCAGTATGGGGCTGGGGGAAGAGGACATTGGGGCCATGATGAACGCCACGGTGGCCGCCGTCTTCGATCAGTACCGCCGCAGCGTCCTCTCCCAGGTGGTAAACCGGGAGCAGCTCTCCCGTCTGGTGGACAAACGCATTATCACTCTCGTAGAGGATTTCGTCAACACCGCGCAGATCAAAACCGGGCAGACCCTGCCGCCCTCGGTGGTGTACGGCCTGTGTTTACATATTCAGGGCCTTCTGGACGGAAAGCAGCGGGATCGGCGGCTCACCGCCGACCGATTCAAGGAAGTAGTGGAGCAGAACAGGGCGGAATACTCCCTGGCCCTCCAGCTCGCCGCGGGGGTAGAACAGGAGCTGGGCCTTCACCTCTCCACCGACGAGGTCGCCTTCCTTACTCTGTTCATCGCCAGCCGTCCCGCAGCGGAGGATATCACCACCAGCCCCACCCTTTTGTTTATATACCACGGGGACGGGGTATCCACCGCCCTCGCCCGGACGGTGGAAGCCATCGTCCACGGCGGCAACGTCTTCTCCTGCGACATACCCTTCGATCAGCACAACCGGGACACCTACGCCGCCGTGAAGACGGCGGTGGAGCGGGCCGACCGGGGCGGCGGGGTACTGGCGGTTTACGATATGTCCATGCTGGGCGACATTTTGCGCGTCATCTCTCTGGAGACCGGCATCGAGATCCGCTGGGTCCGTTTCCCTATTACCAATCTTGGCATCGAGTGGGCCCGGCAGTCCGGCCTCTCCGGCGGGTTGAACACCCTTCACAAAAATGTGCTGGCCTCCCTGGCCGAGCTGCGCCGCCCGGTGTGGCGGGTCATCGTCACCCTCTGCGCCACCGGCGTGGGCGGTGCAGACCAAGTAAAGCAGTATGTGGAGCAGTTTGGCGAGCTGGACGACGATATGCGTGTCATACCCCTTGGCTTTTCCGACCATGAGCTCCTGCGGGAGATGCTGATGCAGGTCATGGAGAACGGCGTGGTCCAGTGCCTCATCGGTCCCATCGACCCCCACATCATGGACCTGCCCTATATCCCGCTCACCGAGCTCTTCGGAGCGCCCACCGACAAGGTGCCCTCCATCATCCGCCTCAAAAAGCTCGAGCGCAGCCGCATAGACTTCGCGGAGGTATACAACTACCTGGAGGACCACCTGGAGCATGTGGACATGGCGAAGCTTAAAAACCTCCTCCCGGCGGCCATCGGGCAGATCAACTCCGACCTCACGGAGTTGGCCCTAGACTCGGAGATCGGCCTCTTCCTCCATATCGCGTGCAGCATCAACCGCATGGTAGGCAAGGAGCCCCAACCCCAGAATTTGAACCGGGAGGCCATTATCAAGGCAAACCCCGCCGACTACAAGGCGGTTCTGCGCATTCTCAAGCCGTTGGAAAAGGCGTTCAACGTGGTCTTCAACGACGATGAGCTTGCCACCATGATTACCATCATCCGCAGGATTTGA
- the ytsJ gene encoding putative NAD-dependent malic enzyme 4 (Evidence 3 : Function proposed based on presence of conserved amino acid motif, structural feature or limited homology) — MDYAKESLRLHEAWRGKLEVVPKMAVTNREELSLAYTPGVAAPCLEIKADVDKSYDLTGRWNTVAVVTDGTAVLGLGDIGPEAGMPVMEGKCVLFKAFGGVDAIPLCVRSKDVGEIVDTIRLLAGSFGGVNLEDISAPRCFEIERRLKECCDIPIFHDDQHGTAIVVAAALGNALKLTGRKIGEVRAVFSGAGAAGTAIFKLLSHMGLQHAVLCDIGGVVYPGRPDLADNPALAELAYITNPRVRGGLSEALAGADLFIGVSAPNLVTPEMVKAMAPNPILFPMANPVPEIMPDAALAAGAAVVGTGRSDFPNQINNVLAFPGVFRGALDVRARDINDAMKLAAAQALADLVGEDLSPQCILPVPFDPRVRPAVAEAVARAARECGLARV; from the coding sequence ATGGACTACGCGAAAGAATCCCTGCGCCTGCATGAGGCGTGGCGCGGCAAGCTGGAGGTCGTGCCCAAGATGGCGGTGACGAACCGAGAGGAGCTGAGCCTTGCCTACACCCCTGGCGTGGCGGCCCCGTGCCTGGAGATAAAGGCCGACGTGGACAAAAGCTATGATCTCACCGGCCGCTGGAACACGGTGGCGGTGGTGACCGACGGGACGGCAGTGCTGGGCCTGGGTGACATCGGCCCCGAGGCGGGTATGCCTGTAATGGAGGGCAAATGTGTCCTTTTCAAGGCTTTCGGGGGAGTGGACGCTATCCCCCTATGTGTGCGCAGCAAGGACGTGGGCGAGATCGTGGACACCATACGCCTGCTGGCTGGGTCCTTCGGCGGAGTTAACCTGGAGGATATCTCCGCCCCCCGCTGCTTTGAGATCGAGCGGCGGCTCAAGGAGTGCTGCGACATCCCTATTTTCCATGACGACCAGCACGGCACCGCCATCGTGGTGGCGGCCGCACTGGGGAATGCACTCAAGCTGACCGGTCGTAAAATTGGGGAGGTAAGGGCCGTCTTCTCCGGCGCGGGAGCGGCGGGTACCGCCATCTTCAAGCTCCTGAGTCACATGGGCCTTCAGCACGCGGTGCTGTGCGACATCGGCGGCGTGGTTTATCCCGGCCGGCCCGATCTGGCGGACAACCCCGCCCTGGCAGAGCTTGCATATATCACCAATCCCCGGGTCCGGGGCGGTCTCTCCGAGGCCCTGGCGGGGGCCGACCTCTTTATCGGCGTCTCCGCTCCCAATCTGGTCACGCCCGAGATGGTGAAGGCCATGGCGCCAAATCCTATCCTCTTTCCCATGGCCAACCCTGTGCCCGAGATCATGCCCGACGCAGCCCTGGCCGCCGGCGCCGCGGTGGTGGGTACCGGCAGGAGCGACTTCCCCAATCAGATCAACAACGTGCTGGCCTTCCCCGGCGTGTTCCGGGGTGCGCTGGACGTGCGGGCAAGGGATATCAACGACGCTATGAAACTGGCTGCCGCTCAGGCACTGGCCGACCTGGTGGGGGAGGATCTGAGCCCCCAGTGCATCCTCCCCGTCCCCTTCGACCCCCGGGTCCGTCCCGCTGTGGCTGAGGCAGTGGCCCGTGCCGCCCGGGAATGCGGCCTCGCCCGTGTGTAG
- a CDS encoding Cysteine desulfurase family protein: MRSVYMDSASTSFPKAPGVGKAMADSIDQVGGSAGRGAYAGAAAAAGLAMEARERLASLVNAPDARNVIFTAGATAALNQLLKGLLRPGDRVLTSPLEHNAVLRPLHQLERRGVRLEYLPCDEAGRLDMEAAETLITSSARAVALTHASNVSGALMPVAEIGRLCREKGVFLLVDGAQTAGVLPIDMTAMAIDGLALAGHKGLLGPQGIGALVVNDALATALSPLVAGGIGSASDSLDMPSFLPDRFEAGTLNLPGICGLNAALRYLEAEGHALRAREAALTRHLVGRLAELEEDGVRILGPNDPFAPRAGVVSVDFTGRDNAEMAFLLEEKYGIATRCGLHCASAAHRVLGSFPQGAVRFSVGPFVTFEDIDYVQGAVYSLLSR; this comes from the coding sequence ATGCGCAGCGTGTATATGGATAGCGCCTCCACTTCCTTCCCCAAGGCCCCCGGCGTGGGAAAGGCGATGGCGGATTCTATCGACCAGGTCGGCGGAAGCGCGGGCCGTGGTGCCTACGCCGGAGCCGCCGCAGCGGCGGGGCTGGCGATGGAAGCCAGGGAGCGTCTGGCCTCCTTGGTGAATGCCCCCGATGCCCGGAACGTGATCTTTACCGCCGGAGCCACCGCTGCCCTCAACCAACTTTTGAAGGGTCTGCTCCGGCCCGGTGACCGGGTGCTGACCTCCCCACTTGAGCACAATGCCGTCCTGCGCCCCCTCCATCAACTGGAGAGGAGGGGCGTACGGCTAGAATACCTCCCTTGCGACGAGGCCGGGCGGCTGGACATGGAGGCCGCCGAGACTCTTATCACCTCCAGCGCTCGGGCAGTAGCCCTCACCCACGCGTCCAATGTGTCGGGCGCTTTGATGCCCGTCGCCGAGATCGGGCGGCTCTGCCGGGAGAAGGGGGTTTTCCTCCTGGTGGATGGCGCTCAGACGGCGGGGGTCCTTCCCATCGATATGACCGCCATGGCCATTGACGGCCTGGCCCTGGCAGGCCACAAAGGGCTCCTGGGGCCCCAGGGCATCGGCGCGCTGGTGGTTAACGACGCGCTGGCCACCGCCCTATCCCCTTTGGTCGCCGGAGGCATAGGCAGCGCCTCGGACAGCCTGGACATGCCCTCCTTCCTCCCCGATCGGTTCGAGGCGGGCACTCTAAACCTCCCCGGCATCTGCGGACTCAACGCCGCGCTGCGGTATCTGGAAGCGGAGGGCCACGCTCTACGGGCGCGGGAGGCAGCCCTCACCCGGCACTTGGTGGGCCGCCTGGCCGAGCTGGAGGAGGACGGCGTGCGCATCCTTGGCCCTAACGACCCCTTCGCCCCACGGGCGGGGGTGGTGTCGGTGGACTTCACAGGCCGGGACAACGCCGAGATGGCCTTCCTCCTGGAGGAGAAATATGGTATCGCCACCCGCTGCGGTCTCCACTGCGCGAGCGCGGCCCACAGAGTCCTGGGCTCCTTCCCCCAGGGGGCAGTGCGCTTTTCCGTCGGCCCCTTCGTCACCTTTGAGGACATCGATTACGTCCAGGGCGCGGTATACAGCCTTCTCTCCCGCTGA
- the secG gene encoding putative protein-export membrane protein SecG (Evidence 3 : Function proposed based on presence of conserved amino acid motif, structural feature or limited homology) — MSIPKIILTVVQLLSCLFLTAVVLLQSGKSAGLSGAIAGGMDTFMAKNKAKSWDAKLAKWTKWVAILFMLLTLILTLMK, encoded by the coding sequence ATGAGCATTCCTAAAATCATTCTGACCGTGGTCCAGCTGCTGTCCTGTCTCTTCCTCACCGCAGTGGTCCTGCTCCAGTCCGGTAAGAGCGCCGGCCTCAGCGGCGCGATCGCCGGCGGCATGGACACCTTCATGGCGAAGAACAAGGCCAAGAGCTGGGACGCCAAGCTGGCCAAGTGGACCAAGTGGGTCGCCATTCTGTTTATGCTCCTGACCCTGATCCTGACCCTGATGAAATAA
- a CDS encoding Polysaccharide deacetylase, whose protein sequence is MKWKRRILALFCAILLAASLTPPPASAADEVIFVALNEQVLDLTASTMPIIYNYSYYVPHIIFDMNYTSVDLGIRVAASSNTVILYNKRRQLTYNLDAGTCTDKQGNSYKSAVTRGGIVYLPLSAVQSYFAEDGLNASQLTTAYGDLLRLTTPSVILNNTIFVDAASGTLAQKLREYTRSQNPSPSPSPSVSPSPSVSPSPSVSPSPGGEAPDKSGVRVSLAFRCTGGETTTNLLDRVEQEDLNALFLFKTENLAENEALIRRMVGGGHAVGLAVSGTAEEIEDQLREGNRLLELIAHMNTHTVSVESGDVSALEDAGWSVYSGNVQASSSGSVSSYAAALLRTVGSKQTSARLLFDDSPRTVSALPALVDGLREEKYSIRLAVGGEVN, encoded by the coding sequence ATGAAATGGAAAAGGCGGATTCTGGCGCTTTTCTGCGCGATTTTGCTTGCGGCATCCCTGACGCCTCCCCCTGCCAGCGCGGCGGACGAGGTCATCTTCGTCGCCCTGAACGAGCAGGTTCTCGACCTCACCGCCAGCACTATGCCCATCATCTACAATTACTCCTACTATGTGCCCCATATCATCTTTGATATGAACTACACGTCAGTAGACCTGGGCATCCGGGTGGCGGCCAGCAGCAATACGGTAATCCTCTACAACAAGCGCCGCCAGCTCACCTATAACCTGGATGCCGGCACCTGTACCGACAAGCAGGGCAACAGCTACAAAAGCGCCGTAACCCGGGGCGGTATCGTCTACCTGCCCCTCTCCGCCGTGCAGAGTTACTTCGCGGAGGACGGGCTGAACGCCTCCCAGCTAACCACGGCCTATGGGGACCTGCTGCGCCTCACCACCCCCAGCGTGATTTTAAACAACACCATCTTTGTTGATGCGGCATCTGGCACACTTGCCCAGAAACTGCGGGAGTATACCCGAAGCCAGAACCCGTCCCCCTCGCCATCCCCGTCGGTCTCCCCGTCCCCCAGCGTGTCCCCCTCCCCGTCGGTCTCCCCAAGTCCGGGTGGAGAGGCCCCGGATAAGAGTGGGGTGCGGGTCTCCCTGGCGTTCCGGTGCACGGGGGGTGAAACCACCACAAACCTGTTAGACCGGGTGGAGCAAGAGGACCTCAACGCCCTCTTCCTCTTTAAGACTGAGAACCTTGCCGAAAACGAGGCCCTGATCCGCCGGATGGTTGGCGGCGGTCATGCGGTGGGCCTTGCCGTCTCGGGCACGGCAGAGGAGATCGAGGACCAGCTCCGGGAGGGAAACCGCCTGCTGGAGCTCATCGCCCATATGAACACCCATACCGTCTCTGTGGAGAGCGGCGACGTCTCCGCTCTGGAGGACGCAGGCTGGTCGGTGTACTCCGGCAATGTGCAGGCCTCCTCCTCCGGCTCGGTCTCGTCCTACGCAGCCGCCCTGCTCCGGACCGTTGGCAGCAAGCAGACCTCCGCCCGCCTCCTCTTCGACGACAGCCCGCGGACCGTGTCCGCGCTCCCAGCGCTGGTGGACGGGCTCCGGGAGGAAAAGTACTCCATCCGACTGGCGGTGGGAGGCGAGGTAAACTGA
- a CDS encoding Beta-glucosides PTS, which translates to MKILLICAGGMSTSILMKKLQKYSDDNNMGLEEIVARGMGDYSDIYQDYDVILLGPQISYKKADIQKDTGKPLDTIAPYDYAIGNAQNIFKQVNALLGK; encoded by the coding sequence ATGAAAATTCTGCTGATCTGTGCCGGGGGCATGTCCACTAGCATCCTGATGAAAAAGCTCCAAAAGTACTCGGACGACAACAACATGGGCCTGGAGGAGATCGTGGCCCGCGGCATGGGCGACTATTCCGACATCTACCAGGACTATGATGTAATTCTCCTCGGACCCCAGATCTCCTACAAGAAAGCAGACATCCAGAAAGACACCGGCAAGCCCCTTGACACCATCGCGCCCTATGACTACGCCATCGGCAACGCCCAGAACATCTTCAAGCAGGTCAATGCTCTCCTCGGCAAGTAA